The genomic stretch CGGCTGATGGCGGCCTGGGGGCTGGTCGAATCGACCACGGCGCTCGGCTTCATCTACATGGCCTTCAACGTCGCCTTCACCGTGTGGATGCTGCAGAGCTATTTCGACACCATCCCGCGCGATCTAGAGGAGGCGGCCTGGATGGAAGGCGCCGGCCGCTGGCTGACGCTGCGAAAAGTGTTCCTGCCGCTCTGCCTGCCGGCGATCGCGGTCACCGCCATCTTCACCTTCATCAACGCCTGGAACGAGTTCGTCGTGGCGCTGACCATGCTGCGCAGCCAGGAGAGCTACACGCTGCCGATCCAGGTCTTTTCGCTCGTCGCCGGGCGCTACACGATCGAGTGGCATCACGTGATGGCGGCGACACTGCTGGCGACCTTGCCGGTGGCGATCCTGTTCATCTGGCTCCAGCGCTACCTGGTGCGCGGGCTGGCGCTCGGGGCCGTCAAATAGAGTTGCATTCCACGGAGCTTACATGCGCATCTTCACCGCCTCGCTGGCGACGGAAACCAACACCTTTTCGCCGGTGCCGACGGACCGGGCCTCGTTCGACATGGCCTTCTATGCCGGACCGGGCAAGCATCCGGAGACGCCGACTTTGTGCTCCTCGCCGATCGTCGCCTTGCGCCGGCGCGCGGCCAAGGAGGGGCTGACCGTGATCGAAGGCACCGCCACCTGGGCCGAGCCCGGCGGCCTGTTACAGCGGCAGACTTTCGAGGCGCTGCGCGACGAAATCCTCGACCAGTTGAAGGCGGCTTTGCCGGTCGACGCCGTCATTCTCGGCCTGCATGGCGCCATGGTGGCGCAGGGCTATGACGATTGCGAAGGCGATCTGCTGGAACGTGTGCGCGGGATTGTCGGGCCCGATGTGGTGATCGCCTCGGAGTTCGATCCGCACAGCCATCTGACGCCCAAGCGCGTGGCGGCGTCCGACATCATGGCCTATTTCCTCGAATTCCCGCACACCGATTTTTACGAGCGCGGCGAGCATGTCGTGGAACTCGGGCTGGCGGCCGCGCGCGGCGAGATCAAGCCGGTCATTTCGACCTTCGACTGCCGCATGATCCAGGTGCTGCCGACCAGCCGCGAACCGATGCGCTCCTTCGTCGACCGCATCAAGGCGCTGCACGGCAAGGACGGGGTGCTGTCGGTCTCCGTCATCCACGGCTTCATGGCGGCCGACGTGCCGGAAATGGGCACGCGCATCCTCGTCGTCACCGACAATGACAAGGCCAATGGCGACGCGCTGGCGGAGCGGCTGGGACGCGAACTCTACGAACTGCGCGAAAAGACGGCGATGACGATGCTGGATACCGCCGACGGCATCGACCGGGCGCTGGCGGTGCGCGCCATGAACCCCGCCAAACCCGTGGTCATCGCCGACGTCTGGGACAATCCCGGTGGC from Mesorhizobium sp. 113-3-3 encodes the following:
- a CDS encoding M81 family metallopeptidase: MRIFTASLATETNTFSPVPTDRASFDMAFYAGPGKHPETPTLCSSPIVALRRRAAKEGLTVIEGTATWAEPGGLLQRQTFEALRDEILDQLKAALPVDAVILGLHGAMVAQGYDDCEGDLLERVRGIVGPDVVIASEFDPHSHLTPKRVAASDIMAYFLEFPHTDFYERGEHVVELGLAAARGEIKPVISTFDCRMIQVLPTSREPMRSFVDRIKALHGKDGVLSVSVIHGFMAADVPEMGTRILVVTDNDKANGDALAERLGRELYELREKTAMTMLDTADGIDRALAVRAMNPAKPVVIADVWDNPGGGVPGDGTFVLRQMLARGLDRFGVATIWDPIAVTFCLAAGEGAVIDLRFGGKAGPQAGEPIDARVTVLKAVAEGWQSFGPSRVTLGPTALIRIEGTEVDIILNTNRTQTFEPDIFSNIGVDPLGKDMLLIKSTNHFYAGFEPIAAEIIYVTAPSSYPSNPAVTDYRKLKRPVWPRVKDPWR
- a CDS encoding carbohydrate ABC transporter permease, which gives rise to MNSKLKRTIIAWLLLAPLIVVTLFPFAVMFLTAVKPRQEVLSPTWWPSEFRWSNFSDMWVATGFGQALANSLYVSVIATVGAILISVPAAYAMSRFRFAGYGAFRQFLLISQMISPIVLVLGLFRLMAAWGLVESTTALGFIYMAFNVAFTVWMLQSYFDTIPRDLEEAAWMEGAGRWLTLRKVFLPLCLPAIAVTAIFTFINAWNEFVVALTMLRSQESYTLPIQVFSLVAGRYTIEWHHVMAATLLATLPVAILFIWLQRYLVRGLALGAVK